A window of Phenylobacterium sp. NIBR 498073 genomic DNA:
AGGATGGCCATGCGTCATCAGCCAGCGCGGGCTTTCCGGGATGTAGCGGCGGACCCAGATGACGATCAGCGCCAGCAGCCCGCCGATGATGAAGGCCAGCCGCCAGCCCCAGGCCTGGTCGATCAGGTTCGGATCCAGCACCACCAGCGAACCCATCGCGCCCAGCGCTGCGCCGAGCCAGAAGCTGCCGTTGATCGCCAGGTCGGTGTAGCCGCGCCGGCGCGCCGGGATCAGCTCCTGGATCGCCGAGTTCACCGCCCCGTACTCGCCGCCGATCCCGGCGCCGGTCAGGAACCGGAACAGCATGAACGACCAGAAGTCCCAGGCGAAGCCGGTGGCGATCGTCGCGACCAGGTAGACCGCGACCGTAATCGTGAACAGCCGCCGCCGCCCGAAGGTGTCGGTCAACCTCCCGAACACCAAGGCGCCCAGCACCGCCCCCAGGATGTAGGCGCTGCCCGACAGCCCGATCTGGGTGGTGCTGAGGCCAAGCCCCTGGGAAATCGCCGGCGACAGCGATCCGACCAGGGTCACCTCCAGTCCGTCGAGTATCCAGGTGATCCCCAGGGCCGCCACCACCAGCCAGTGGAAGCGGCTCCAGGGCAGTCGATCGAGCCTCGCGGGCACGTTCGTCGTGAAGCTGTCGGTCATACGCCCCTCCCCCGTCTTTTGCGTAAGTGAGCGACAACGCGACGGCGCCGCTTGGGTTCAGGCGTTTCTGCCTGTATGGCCGCACAAGATGTTTACTGACGAAATCACCGTAGACGCCCGCGGCCACCGCTGTCCGGTGCCGACCCTGCGCCTTCGGCGTGCGCTGGAAGACGCCCAGCCGGGCGTGAAGGTGCGGCTGCTCGCCGATGATCCGCTCGCCCGGATCGACGTGCCGCATTTCGCCAACGGCGCCGGCTTCGTCGTCGTCGAGACCGGCGAGCGCGACGGCGTGCTCAGTTTTCTGGTGGCGCGGCCGGAGCCCGCCTAGTCGTCCGGCAGGAGACGGCGCTCGCGTTCGCGCAAAACGATCTCGATCTCGGTGGCGAAGGCGCCGCCGAAGAACACGGCGTTCACGCTCCACGACAGCCAGATCAGGAAGACCACGACCGCGGCGACCGATCCGTAGGTCGCGCCCAGGTGCGCCACCTGTTCGACATAGAAGGCGCTCGCCCAGGACACGAGCAGGCAGAGGATCGCCGCCGCCGCCCCGCCGAGGATCGACGGCATCCAGGCCACCGGCCGGCTGGACATCGCATACCGGTAGATCAACGTCATCGCGAAGGTCAGGCCGAAGCTCGCCCAGGTCCACTCGCTGTAGAGCCACGAGACGCCCGCCAGCGGCTTGATCCCGAACGCCGCGGCGACGAACCGGAAATAGAAGAAGATGGCCGAGAAGAAGGCCAGCATCGCGAAGGCGGCGATGAGCACTGCCAAGGCCAGAAGATTGAACTGCAGGAAGCTGCGCGGCGCCGCTTCGTCGTGAATGAACGACAGCCCCGCCAGCAGCGCCTTGAAGCCGCGGTGCGCGGCGTAGCCGCCGACCACCAGCGCCACCCCGCTCTGCGCCGACACCGAATGGAATGGCGTCTGCGCCAGCCGTTCCAGCTCGGCCTGAAAGATCGCCTGCGCGCCCGACGGCATCAGCCGGGCCAGGGCCTCGGCCTGGTGCGCCACCTCGTTCGGGTCGGCCATCAGGCTGTAGAGCCCGATGCCGATCGCCAGCGCCGGAAACACCGCCAGCATGATGAAGAACGACACCCCGCCCGTGTAGAGCATGACGTCCCGTCCCCAGAGCCGGCCCAGCGCGCGACCTGAAATCAGGACGGCCAGGCGCAGCCAGTGGGAGGGATCCCAATCCCACTCCTGCACACGCTGGATTCGTTGCCTTAGCGACATGGCGCGGAAGGTGCTGAAGCTCGCCTGCCCGCGCAAGCGGTGATCTTGCCCCGGCGAACGGCGCGCCGACCCTTGCTGGGGGACCGACGCGCCGCCGATGGGCGTGTCATGCCATCGGGCCGGCCGTCGTATCGAGGGACGGGAGTGACGACGACCGACCGTGGCCAAGGATGACGCCCGGGGGCTGAACCCACGCTGAACGCGGTTCGTAGAACCCGTTCAGCTCCCGCGCGTTCGTCACCCAACCTTCACAGAACCGTCAAACAACAATGTTAGCGCCTCTGCCGTACCCGAGCGGAGCCAGATCATGAAGACTTTCGCCTATCTCGCCGTCGCCGCCGTCGCGCTCAGCGCCTGCGGCCAGCAAGCCCCCAAGGGCGGAGCCGAAAAGGCCGCCGGCCCCAGCGCCAGCGGCCGCGATCAAGTGTGGGCCGCCGGTTCGTCGACCGTCTTCCCGTTCGCGACCCGCGTCGCCGAGAACGTCGCCAAGACCACGGGCGGCCGCGCGGCCAAGGTGGAAAGCCTCGGCACCGGCGGCGGCTTCAAGCTGTTCTGCAGCGGAACGGGCGCGGGCTTCCCCGACATCGCCAACGCCTCGCGGGCGATCAAGAAGTCGGAATTCGAGCAGTGCGCCGCCAACGGCGTCACCGACATCGTCGAGATCAAGATCGGCTATGACGGCATCGTGATCGCCAACGCCAAGAGCGGCCCGACCTACAACTTCAAGATCGACCAGGTCTATCGCGGCCTGGCCGCCGAGCTGCCGCAGGGCGCGGGCTTCGCCAAGAACGCCGCCAAGTCCTGGAAGGACGTCGATGCGAGCCTGCCGGCCCAGGCGATCCTGGTCTACGGCCCGCCGCCGACCTCCGGCACCCGCGACGCCTTCGTCGAGCTGGGCCTGGAAAAGGGCGCCCGCAAGCTCCCGGCCCTGGAAGCCCTGCGCGAGAAGGACGAGGACGCCTTCAAGGCCAAGGCCCACACCATTCGCTCCGACGGCGCCTGGGTCGACGCCGGCGAGAACGACAACGCCATCGTCCAGACCCTGACCAAGACCCCGAACGCCATCGGCGTCTTCGGCTACTCGTTCCTCGAGAACAACATGGACACCGTGAAGGCCGCCACCGTCGACGGCGTCGCCCCGACCTTCGAGACCATCTCGAACGGGACCTATCCGGTGTCGCGCTCGCTCTACATCTACGTAAAGAAGGCCAATGTCGGCGTCATCCCGGGCCTGCGCGAGTACGTCAACGCCTTCGTTTCCGATGCGGCGACGGGCAAGGGCGGCTACCTGCAGCAGCGCGGCCTGATCCCGCTGGCGGCCGAAGAGCACGCCGCCCAGAAGGCCTCGGCGACCGAGCTGAAGACCATCGGCGCGCCCGAGAAGTAAGTTCCGCGCTCAAGGCGACGGACAAGGCCCCGAAGCGCGAGCTTCGGGGCCTTTGCGTTATCCGGCCATGTTATCCGGCGAGGGCGCCGGCCGCCTTCAGCTCGTCGATGGCGGCGGGCGAGAAACCCCAGTCGGCCAGCGCTTCGCGATCATGCGCGCCGATGGCCGGCGGCGGGCCCTGGATCTCGCCCGGGGTGGCCGAGAAGCGCGGCGCCGGCGCCGGCTGCACCACCCCGCCCAGTTCCACAAAGGTCTGCCGCGCGACGTTGTGCGGATGCTTGGGCGCCGCGTCGAGGTCGAGCACCGGGGCGAAGCATACGTCGGTGGCGTCCATGATCTCGCACCACTCGGCCTGCGTCTTCTGGGCGATCACGTGGGCCAGCTTGCCGCGCAGGTCGTTCCAGCTCCCGCGGTCCATCT
This region includes:
- a CDS encoding sulfurtransferase TusA family protein: MFTDEITVDARGHRCPVPTLRLRRALEDAQPGVKVRLLADDPLARIDVPHFANGAGFVVVETGERDGVLSFLVARPEPA
- a CDS encoding YihY/virulence factor BrkB family protein, producing the protein MQEWDWDPSHWLRLAVLISGRALGRLWGRDVMLYTGGVSFFIMLAVFPALAIGIGLYSLMADPNEVAHQAEALARLMPSGAQAIFQAELERLAQTPFHSVSAQSGVALVVGGYAAHRGFKALLAGLSFIHDEAAPRSFLQFNLLALAVLIAAFAMLAFFSAIFFYFRFVAAAFGIKPLAGVSWLYSEWTWASFGLTFAMTLIYRYAMSSRPVAWMPSILGGAAAAILCLLVSWASAFYVEQVAHLGATYGSVAAVVVFLIWLSWSVNAVFFGGAFATEIEIVLRERERRLLPDD
- a CDS encoding substrate-binding domain-containing protein; its protein translation is MMKTFAYLAVAAVALSACGQQAPKGGAEKAAGPSASGRDQVWAAGSSTVFPFATRVAENVAKTTGGRAAKVESLGTGGGFKLFCSGTGAGFPDIANASRAIKKSEFEQCAANGVTDIVEIKIGYDGIVIANAKSGPTYNFKIDQVYRGLAAELPQGAGFAKNAAKSWKDVDASLPAQAILVYGPPPTSGTRDAFVELGLEKGARKLPALEALREKDEDAFKAKAHTIRSDGAWVDAGENDNAIVQTLTKTPNAIGVFGYSFLENNMDTVKAATVDGVAPTFETISNGTYPVSRSLYIYVKKANVGVIPGLREYVNAFVSDAATGKGGYLQQRGLIPLAAEEHAAQKASATELKTIGAPEK